gaaagttccaaggactgaaattgtgacaacaaaagattgttttaacaTGGGCTATATAGCACTAGAGTGCTTTATGCAACATAGatatgtcattctaagcattcagagcatggaatttaggtgttaaatcatcaaaaacatgttttcctgtgaaaatttcacagccggataacagagagatccatataaaagaggtctggataagagaggttggagtGTATTTAGGAATCAAAATTTGGTGCATGGTGAGACATTCTTATCTTGGTGTATGCTATTTTCCAGTGAGAGATGCACAAACTTGACAGAATCCAAACTTTCTTGATCTCATCAGAGCATGTCAGAGATGCCTTTGTTATCAAACTAATAATTGCTGGAGCCTGAATTTGCTGTCAATCCTTTCATCTGTACATACCATGCAATGTgggcatgttgcctatggggtCGACGCCAAGTCAGGTTTGCGTGAGCGAACTAAAAAAAACCACAAATAGCGCAAgcatacacaaaagaaactttggGCGTAAGATGAGCTATGgtgccaggtctgaacgctgtaccggcatCAGCTGAATTCTAGTCCGCTTAGagagcacaggcatggaatattccaatctaTGTGTTTTTAATCTTATGCATCtgtgggcaattccacggtaactcgtgctacactttatggcgtccttttacatactttgtgctccagcttttaaattgatttgattggaatctatattttttgtattttaatacccaacattcaaggctagatcctcatagtattgctaattcaggatatcaacttttgtatgtatgggacagctgtaaaaTCGGTAACTTCGTGCTACtgagcagaggacatgcttaaaaatcactcatttttattttgatggtgtgctaaaacaaaaaacactaaagccttattgattatatgataagtaattgctataataaggtttgttttggtataccttaaaaagttgtgcccctcatagttttacattgactggcaaaaaacatggtaactcgtgctacggtaacttgtgctacagtttgtccggccatatataaaatggtatcgttcatctaaatgtcatttttttttataacaattcctcaacaactggtgtaatgatcaaataactcaatctatgtacaaataacccccaaataacccatctatgtacaaataacactattcagtgtatgtaccagcatacaatgtaccacacacattacatacaaacatcccagccttacatacgccttgcttgatcctgtttggatattttattctagggcttaaatttaaacagttaaattgaacagtcaacaattgataaaacttttacttccatgttatttgactctaaattccctcacaaaacttgtaatgttcatggttatttgctctgtaagttttttaaaaattgctttctgagttctagaatgtttggtcatcttttggttgagaccatttcctgcttggtgcaaatactctagtttgcccgatttcaatcacttcactaagctggaaaatgagcctcattacactcaacaacaaaccaatttccaatacaaatctcagaactatacaaatctcagtatcaacaatgttgtttgttttatttcttcttttgcctcggttactcattcagtggatgttttaaggtatcctctgttcttccatgaggccaatattaattgattggttcttaggctagatcctagggggtggagggctaaaaattttggttgcatcattttgaccaggtattgatagtgggatatatgctaaatagcatgtttttttagagagactgtacaatgtaaagtctttgagcttttacaaaaaaaaaggactttattggtgtgtgcaaaaatttggtataaataaatttacactattttggcacatgatcgggtcgaaactggctccttgaatcttatctctatctttgccttccatatttttactttaattttcctgcgacaggaggtcacttttctctttaatttttggcccccacacatgtgtggttgcctggttgtttgtttctttctttctttgtttggctgtccgggtggaagcaaattcattaatccactgtacagctccaacacaataactacaaacttggtaccggtatggtGATAGAATAACGGTGGtttgatgtgctgtgtagttttgtgttatgttatttgcatatttatgaatattaatgagctttacaaattttgcctacattttcattaatccactttgcagcattacatttgtataaacacaataaccaatcaacttcaaacttggtttggttggatatggtggcctgatgtgctgtataattttgtgtcatgttatttgcatatttatgaatattaatgagcttatttgcatattgcatattattttttatttacaaacctttgttatttacacacttttgtgtgtgtgtgtgtatgggcaccttaattaccaactgcataattctagtttgtcatggggcaggcttccccccccccccccactggctacactgctgctagaaagctgttaccaatatcatggtcacatataaatgcatattcatgtagttgggagatcctctattgctgccaagtggtagattttgcattacctttgctggtacagggggaagtgggctatggtaactcgtactacatcggtaactcgtgctactggtaactcgtgctacagttttaaatgggtcattattatgtgatggatagtgttttgtatattaatttcttatttttactcaaggcactactagtagaaggaaaataataagtggcatcaattaaattgccaacattttgaaaatatataaaaaaatgcatctttcggtaactcgtgctacgccatatttagtgctatgaatacgcaatgaaagaaaaaaaaatagttaccaataccatggtcacatataaatgcatattcatgtagttgggagatcctctattgctgccaagtggtagattttgcattacctttgctggtacagggggaagtgggctatggtaactcgtgctacatcggtaactcgtgctactggtaactcgtgctacagtttttaacgggtcattattatgtgatggatagtgttttgtatattaatttcttatttttactcaaggcactactagtagaaggaaaataataagtggcatcaattacattgtcaacattttgaaaatacataaaaaatgcatcttttcggtaactcgtgctttacgccatatttagtgctatgaaaacgcaaatgaaagaaaaaaaaaaattagtggggattatttaaaatgtgttggatgtttcttgaagaccatatttcagagatataaaatgtatcaaatttaaaagaaaagtgcccatgtttaataaaataggcccacttggaaaatatctaagttgaacaggagtttttcacttaaaatacactctccaaagaaaaaaaaaaaaaaaaaccaaaatgttagaaaaatgccgaaaaaagtttataacttgaaccttacatctgtttggaataatataaaagttaaaagaaatatatattggcaatttcatttttttgagtcatgtccacttttgcttggaattgcccctGTATAGTTTGAATCAAAGTGCCGGTTGCAGTGAACTATGCATTCAATCACACACCAGAGGAAAACACAATTATTTTGGAAGCCAAAAACAGTACCttgatttcaaaaaaaaaaaaatttccaaacaattttttgaaaattttgcttttttcaacaacaaaaaatgcaattgtatccaaaaatcacAATTGCAGCTGCAAAACCCTGAACTGGGATTTTTATCCAGTCCGTACACTAAATTGCGTGTCCTCCTATCTTGTTTCATCTTCTGATTGCAGTACATTTGGTCTGTTTGCAACGCTAGTGGGCCTCTGTGTCGGTGGATACAGGGCTGCATCATTGGAGAGTGACATcacctcatttcaaatcatcacaTGGCTGGTACTATTAGTCCTATGTCTGGTGAATTCTACCCTCTATGGCAGTGCATGGTGGGTAAACAACCTCTTACACAGACAGCACAAGGACAATATGAAGCTATTAGATTCATTGGTGACGCTTCATGACAAGTATGGGAGCTTGCTGAGGAAGTGCATCAGATATGTGCAAGAGATTGAAGTCATCAGCAGAGGTTTTACATTGTAAGTAGTTTGTATTGTTAGCTTCTTATGTCTTGTGTCATTTATAATATTGATAACCCTGACACTGAACGCTGCTTTCTGCTATCAGAAGTTAAAGAAGAAGCAAAAAagaagagagaagatgaacaaagaagtgaATTGGtaccctgggattcgaacctcagaccccttgtgtgccaagcacacaatcaccGAGCAATGCCACTGGGGTTTCGCTGGCCCGGTCAGTGATTctgtgagcatatagcacttaagGTGATTGCAtcatgggattcatgcatgcacagtggttatCCTTGTGGTATTTTGTGATCTTTAGCCATGTTAGGTTTAATATGCAAGTTTCACATGCAAACAACGTCTTGGTGTTTAAAGAAGCAGCAATGAGATTACTGCAACAAACAAAACTTAAACAGAAGTAGATGGAACAAAGAGCTATCTGTCCACTTTTaaatcattttcatattatatattGATTATAATTTTCAGAGCTACACCATTCACTCCAGCAGCACAGCTAGATGGCCTGGACAATCTCCTCGCTGAGCAACAGTGTCCTCTGCTTCGAGAAGTGTGCTTCCAGACATGCAAAGAACAGATCTTCGGGTTGAGAGAGGCAACAATGAGGTTACTGCAGCATACCAGACTTCAACCTGAAGTAGATGGAGCAACAACCTATCTGGCCAAGATGGATTTGGACAAAATTATTCCATCACCATCTCTTAAGTCACAGGTATGAAAGGTCTATTGGCTTGTGTTCACACATTACTTGAACTAACGTTCAACAAGGCAGAAATTTACTTGTGTAAAATCAATTTATATCACACTGAACCTTCAGGAATGAAAAACGTATTGAATACTGTGTTATTTGTAGTAATCGCATTTAGGGCGTGGAATTGTTAAGAAAGATGGATGTTTATTGGAAACATATTTAATTAAAACAGCTTAAAAATCACCGACAATAATGAAGTATAACTCGTTTCTGGGCTCAAATTCGTGATGGTGGTGCAAATAGCATCTATAAATGCAATTTTATACAAGGATGTTACTTAATTCTGCtataatttggcaatgaactggatggaagtgTAAGTAAGAATAGGTTTTGACCATGCAATTTTGCGATCGTAATGGCCAGCAATTTGTCGGTTTTGAACCTATTCACATGATACGGCATAGAAGTTTCTTCTGTATTTTGGTCACATTTGAttgcaaaaataatgttttaatagGGCAGGGATTTATTAGGAACTATGGGGTATTCAGTATAATAAAATCATCTGTTGGCAGCCTTAACTTTTTCATGTTCAATGATGTCAGAAAAGTTAAATAATGAAACTGTTACATCCTACTAGAACAAGCAGTACCAGGTTAGTCAAAATTTACATGTGGACTAGTCACCTACTAAAAAGGCGAAGTCATTCAATTCTACTAGAAACCTGTTATTGTAATGTCTACATGACCTAATCAGTATTCTAATGATATGTTTAACTTTAGGATTCATATTCAGATGATTGGGATGTTTTGGGTGCACCTACCACCAGACCTCTGGCTGTTTTGAAGGTAAGGCATGTTGGTTTATTTTGCAAGTCATTTCAGGCACATTTTACTATTAATGTGACAGTTAAGTCTTGGTTGCTTTCTCACACTGCACACACACTGGACTCTTTGTGATGCAATGCACCTTGTAATTTGCGACCTTACATTAAAACAGTGGTCATAAATGCGCAACTATGACATTTTTAATAATGGTGAGCCCAAAGAACAAAACTAATCTTGATGAGGGTGACGTTAAAAAACGTTGATCAACAAgcctctgcacactttacaggttgtcgctgaccactatagtGCGCTGCGCACAGGCACAATGTCTAGACGTTGatctacaagcctcagcacactttacaggaagttgctgaccactatggccttATGAAAGCTTTTCCAGTGCAAAGTCGTTTTGGTCATAGTCTTTGTCCATGCTTAGTGCCTTGTATAAGGTACTTCAAAGGTTATATGATAATTACAACACATCTGGTTTTCACCACTATGAACAAACCACAATGATTAAATAAACCACAATGATTATGACAAATTTACAtatttgatgaaataattttgtttcatttaggtGATGTACGATCTGTATGTTGAGTTGAAATCTGAATTTCTTCGGAGACTTATGCTGTGCTTGTGCCCTGATGCTATACAAGCCAGTGAGAAATTAGGTAGGTACATATCCTTATGATGAcattcagggttgtagctacagtgggcggtggtgggagccaccactcagctgcaattttagcactggagcccaccactcagaggcaaaaattgcatcattttactgaattagtcaagaatttggtccatttggccaaaaattgccaaatatgctaAATTTCCaacaaatgccacccagcactaaaagtTTCCTAGCTACATGTACAACCCTGATGACATCAATGGAGGATGGCCAAGCCCGAAAGTATcccccctcctccccccccccaaaaaaaattgtttgaccaATTCCTCAAAGACCATAACATATTTGAATTCCTGATACATGATCTTTGTTTTACTTATTGCTACTGTGAGCTAAAAAGGTAAAGATTCCTCAATACTAGAGAACTCTGTGCACTGAGCAGCCACCATACTCATGATAAGTTGGTTGCTTTCAACAGATGCCGGCAGCCTTCACAGGTGGCACACCATCCTGTCAAATATAACAGGCACAAGCCAGAAGATGTTGACCAAGCTTGATCACAGCTACGAATGGCATAAGGAAAGACCTACATCAAGGAGGAGAGACGGCGGTCAGTACAAACCATTGCAGGTCAAGTGGTCTCCGGGCAAGCATCTTGTGACCGCCGTGCACAGTTTGAGATTGCATCTGGACTTTGCTCTCAATGGGTAAGTGCAAAGTTTGAATGTTGGAGAAACAGTTTGATTTAAagcacaaaatgataacatttgGCCAAGTCTGCAACAAGCTTTGATGGATTTTGATGCAGCTTGGACACAGTGACCATTTGGTGTGGTGTCAAGTTCTGTCAACAGATTTGAGGTTAAAGGTTCTTTTGAGAATATtgaaaaatatgttcaaaatgtaCAGAAGTTAATGAATCCTTTGGTTAGCtgggttaatgtttataattaattGTCAAAAGCGTATTAATCGAAGGTAGACCTTAGCCCATGGGGTCAACGATAAATACAGGTGGGTAGCTAACTGAAAGTGGCGCGAAGGAAGGACGCTAGCACAGCGTGCGAAAAGGCTGACAAGTTAAGTGCTTTGTGTATGCTCAGATGACTGCGAGGTTGTTAGGTTCAAACACTGTAACATTCTCAGAGGGCACAGGACGTTTCAATCTGGTTTATTAATctatggtcaaatgtcatttagggTTTAAGTCAGGTTACTTTTGATAAAGGGTACATCACTCTATGCAGTCCCAAAATTTAGCAAGAACATTATGTGATGCGTAATTTTTTCATCTACTTGTTATATTATCATGTTCTACTCATATTTTAGGGCAATAACATCTGAGGAGCACATAACAAGTTTATCAGAGGATGTCATCAGTAACCAAGATCAGATGGAGAAAACCTGCAAGATTCTAGAAACACTGTTAGAAGGAGCCAATGAAAAGCTCCAATCCAGTCACAGTTGTTTACAGCAGGCATCTATGGCACTTGCAAAGCTACAAGGGAAGCAATTGAAGAAACAGACTACAGGTAAATTAAATGTATGCAACAgggccagggttgccaaacccgcgatttggtagcccaattgggcgacttttgaagatttttcccacgacttttaacaatttcctgtcccatagaaaccaatggtgaaaAAAAAAAGGCGATTTTTCAACTttagctcccgcgacttccgatagtttcctgccccatagaaaccaatggtaaagagaaaaattgggcgacttttcgattatttgacccgcgattcgggctgaaatattttggcaaccctgaacaGGGCTAAAAATATGTTGACAATGAACAATCTTGGTGAACATGGTTCTTGCTTACCAGATTGTGAGTTACAGCCATAAGTCAGATCTTGCCCTATGCAAAGatatttaaaaattgaaatgttagTGGGCCACTTGTGAGCCATATAATAATGACTAATATGGATCACTTGGACAGGTTGATACAGAGTTCAGTATGAGAGCTCTGATGTATAGGGATTTCTTTTCACATAGCTTAAGTGATATGTAAAGGTCTTTCTGTTGTGAAATATATGTCATTTTTCTCTATATCAAGATATTAGCCAGTGACTGTTAGGTCTTTACAGTGCCTTGTGAAAACATCCATTTCTCAAAATTGAAGCCCCCTTTTTTCCATTGTTGAAAATCACCTTATTAGTACAAACGAATCATGCGTACACAATCAAACATTAGTTTGTTTTGCTTTATCCCTTTACATTTAGTGCTATTCTTCAGCAAGTTCAGCTGTAAAAACAGCACAAATCAAACGTTTGATATTATATTTGATGATATATGCTTTGACAGCCTCTTATTCATTTTATTTGAGGGGTAGGAATGTACTGAAATACGTTTTAATCCACAAACACAATTATTATTTCAGGAGACGTGAAAACAGAGCAACAGGTGGAAGCTGATCCTGATGCAGAGTTACCAATGGCTACACTAGTTATGCCAGTAGCACCAGAAGATATGGACTTTGAAGATGTGGTAAGTTTTGTTTGAAAGGGGTAAGGAGTGAGTGAAGGAGATGTGGAATAGAACAAATGAAGGAAGGTGTTAaggcggtactacacccctgcccaattttgtgcctatttttgcatttttctcaaattatagagcattggtgacaagtaagatatgtatattatagggcaagaactacaactactgcactggaaattttatttcagcacagacaacagttgagttatagtcaaaaatgagggaaaaccaatatttgatcaataaatcaataactacttgcctttcagtgcagtagttgtagtccttgcccctataatatacatatctcaccaatgcgctataattttggaaaaaatgcaaaaaataggcacaaagttggccaggggtgtagtacccccttaaaggggaGAGGAAGATGGAAAATTGGGAGGTATTGATGAGGAAGATGGAGAGAAAGCAAGTTTCATTATGAAGGAGGTGTCAGCATTGAGGGAGAAAGTGATAGAGGAGAGAAAATAGGGGAATTGGGAAGAGTGAGGGCTAGTTTCATTATGAAGTTGAAGGACTGAGGGAGAAAGATTGAGAGAGAGGAGTACAAACTTCGATTGAGAAAGAAAAAGGGGATGGGACTGAGGGagagcagagagagagagagagagagcttttaaaatgagggaaattcaattttgtatagatattgtatgtaaaatttcaatgttataatTTGTTTCCCTCAGACTTAAATCATTTCTTTCTCAATAGAGGGGCTCATTGATTCCACACTATGCATGGGTTCTGTGCTGCTGCATGGACAATATCAATAATACTTCCCTTGATTTTGTCCCCTGTTTTGGGCAATGGTAGAGGTCCAATGCTCTCTAACCTCTTCTCCAAATTTGTATGTTTGGAAAACACTGTAAGTGTCTTGGAAGACTTAAAAGCTATATACTTCAGTGATACTCTTCTTACTCATATCCAGGTTTATGAGGCCGATATGGCTGATGAGGATCACTGCGCAGCAGATCAAGATTTGGATTCCGATTGGCTTTTGGAAGaaaaggtatgtagatttcagTACATTTACTTTTCAATATTTCCTTTTATGTACAGTGTTGAATAGGAATCACAAACAGATATGGAGATGACGCGCTTCCACTGATAACAGCATGCTCAGTGttagaaatttaaaaacattccTTAAAAcattgtctacaagcatatagactGTTTTTGATGAACGCTTAATtgatacgatacatgcgtaaatatgccaatacaatagattggtcttacagtaatacttgtttgtatagtatgcttgtatcggtaatttatttacttactctAAAACATtctatatgcttctagacgaggTTGTACTGTAGTCAGTTACAGTTATTTTGCTATAATTGCACGCACAAATTTGGCATCATGTATGCTATGCAGCTCAGTGCCATTTGAAAATAATTCCTGCTCAATCAAGTGTCTTAAAGGTTTAAGGCATATTCAAATGTATTTAAAAAGGTGTACAAGAAACGCTAAGTTGCACAAAATTTTTGATCGGTGATAACAGTGATGTATTATTTTCTATTAATGTTCTCCTCACTCAAAAACTTGACGCGTTACAGTAAATTGCCACCTGATAGGCTGATATTGAGAgattggtatagacgaatccaacgagccaagtcatggtcaggatttggtcagccatgacaggtccccgcatgcaccaaactggtgtagtgactgcccaattgggtggattaaagccgcttagattcttttgtgttgtacactgtcattattcttttgtctacatgtaacacaggtgatagaatgcagtttaaaataccctcccaaggccgcatcatttcacattttaggtgagatggaccCTGTAATATGTCCGCTCTAATGCATAACATATTAGAGTAATCAGGAGGCTATGAGTCGCATAATATATAAGAATAATCAGGCTATAAAGTCAACGTGGTTTTATCTAAATCGGCCATGTTGGAGAAGCCCGGATGGGCGAtactttattagctaagtaacATCGCGGTGTATATGGCTGGGCGGTATTACATAAATCCATATACTATAACATCTCGTTACACCTTTCCTTTCATAATGAAAAGAAGAGAATCCTCCTGTGTTCTCCGTATCAAAACCATAATATTATAATACTGGAAGAGTGTAATACACAAAAGGTATTATGGCACTTGATATTATGAACCAGTGTGAATTCTAGACCTGTGTCATTTTTGACCAATTGTTTTTTAGCAACAATAAACTGTTCAACAGTTAACAATaaacaaagtttaacaaactaa
The Amphiura filiformis chromosome 3, Afil_fr2py, whole genome shotgun sequence DNA segment above includes these coding regions:
- the LOC140147140 gene encoding vezatin-like, whose translation is METSDDEDVLLENSPLYDYLKEACPDENFLTCQTTSTHEQLEDSDVTSVKAEDGELESGWFTRLKDYRQQDSQIVAETYLPQYMSVILNSQSMFTEDIQILLMYSNEKVPDGSAHRELAYPDGPIGNGQTFPQVLSTFGLFATLVGLCVGGYRAASLESDITSFQIITWLVLLVLCLVNSTLYGSAWWVNNLLHRQHKDNMKLLDSLVTLHDKYGSLLRKCIRYVQEIEVISRGFTLATPFTPAAQLDGLDNLLAEQQCPLLREVCFQTCKEQIFGLREATMRLLQHTRLQPEVDGATTYLAKMDLDKIIPSPSLKSQDSYSDDWDVLGAPTTRPLAVLKVMYDLYVELKSEFLRRLMLCLCPDAIQASEKLDAGSLHRWHTILSNITGTSQKMLTKLDHSYEWHKERPTSRRRDGGQYKPLQVKWSPGKHLVTAVHSLRLHLDFALNGAITSEEHITSLSEDVISNQDQMEKTCKILETLLEGANEKLQSSHSCLQQASMALAKLQGKQLKKQTTGDVKTEQQVEADPDAELPMATLVMPVAPEDMDFEDVVYEADMADEDHCAADQDLDSDWLLEEKARRRQEAEETKHLLQELHTVLGQRSKERERRQLSRTGQAGESQSSPAETPNTEGVDERTKESLENIENKQASPDEAEITSKNSDSSIDDRLCNEDLDESRTSESDSRTSKNGDEKSVSEDPEKPIPRPSHRPFGLPPPRMGLPFMTSVAVEAVMKSKLRGALTEETFGQDEDSVSDEEDED